From the genome of Epinephelus lanceolatus isolate andai-2023 chromosome 23, ASM4190304v1, whole genome shotgun sequence, one region includes:
- the pthlha gene encoding parathyroid hormone-like hormone a gives MFCSRRVLQQWCFALFLLCSPVPHYGRPIDALSNRIKRSVTHAQLMHDKGRTLQDFKRRMWLQELLDEVHTAEIRDLPPRTTGGGGSSSGAGVGLPGVSLGINLSTTGSTLHSKPPGGTKNLPISFRLEEEEGTNLPQETNKSQTYKDGVLKTPGRKKKKGRSGKRREGEKRKRRARSLGWRLEDELGSGLHLEWRSLLGLQRALL, from the exons ATGTTCTGCTCCAGGAGAGTCCTGCAGCAGTGGTGCTTCGCTCTGTTCCTGCTCTGCTCTCCGGTGCCGCACTATGGGCGTCCGATTGATGCCCTGAGCAACAGAAT AAAGCGGTCTGTGACTCACGCCCAGCTGATGCACGACAAAGGCCGGACGCTGCAGGATTTCAAGCGTCGCATGTGGCTGCAGGAGCTTTTGGATGAAGTCCACACAGCAGAGATTCGCGACCTCCCTCCCCGGACCACAGGAGGAGGCGGGAGCAGCAGCGGCGCCGGCGTCGGGCTGCCAGGGGTCAGCCTGGGCATCAACCTGAGCACCACCGGCAGCACCCTGCACTCCAAACCCCCTGGAGGCACCAAGAACCTCCCCATCAGCTTcaggctggaggaggaggagggcaccAACCTACCACAGGAGACCAACAAGTCTCAGACGTACAAGGATGGCGTGCTGAAAACACCCggcaggaagaagaagaaggggaggTCCGGGAAGagaagggaaggagagaagaggaagaggagggcacGTTCGTTGGGGTGGAGGCTGGAGGACGAACTCGGGAGTGGACTCCACCTGGAGTGGAGGTCTCTGCTCGGCCTGCAGAGGGCGCTGCTTTAA